The proteins below are encoded in one region of Periplaneta americana isolate PAMFEO1 chromosome 11, P.americana_PAMFEO1_priV1, whole genome shotgun sequence:
- the LOC138709596 gene encoding methylthioribulose-1-phosphate dehydratase → MAASVTCEEHPRHLIPELCRLFYNLGWVTGTGGGISIKHENKIYIAPSGVQKERILPEDLFVQDIDGQDLELPPPEKKLKKSQCTPLFMCAYTARQAGAVIHTHSKSAVMATLLYPGKEFKVTHLEMIKGIRNQKLGRNYNYDEELVVPIIENTPWEADLKDRMAQVIEEYPQTTAVLVRRHGVYVWGDTWQQAKTMTECYDYLFDVAVQMKLHGLNPMDTPEQYELKIQNGSSQLINGE, encoded by the exons atGGCTGCTTCAGTTACATGTGAG GAACACCCAAGGCATTTAATTCCTGAGTTATGTCGTCTTTTCTACAACCTTGGTTGGGTGACAGGAACTGGTGGAGGAATAAGTATAAAACATGA aaataaaatatacattgctCCATCTGGGGTTCAGAAGGAACGGATATTACCTGAAGATCTCTTTGTACAGGACATTGATGGACAAGATTTGGAACTTCCTCCACCAGAAAAGAAGTTGAAAAAGAGTCAGTGTACCCCACTCTTTATGTGCGCATACACAG CCCGGCAAGCTGGAGCAGTAATTCACACTCATTCCAAATCCGCTGTTATGGCAACATTGCTTTATCCTGGGAAAGAATTCAAGGTCACTCACTTGGAAATGATAAAG GGAATACGCAACCAGAAACTTGGCCGAAATTACAACTACGATGAAGAATTAGTGGTGCCTATCATTGAAAATACACCGTGGGAAGCAGATCTGAAGGACAGAATGGCGCAAGTAATAGAGGAATACCCACAGACTACAGCTGTTCTTGTACGACGCCATGGTGTTTATGTATGGGGCGACACTTGGCAACAGGCCAAAACTAT GACTGAATGCTACGACTACCTATTTGATGTAGCAGTACAGATGAAACTGCATGGTTTGAATCCCATGGACACACCTGAACAATATGAACTGAAAATACAAAATGGATCTTCTCAGCTTATAAATGGCGAGTAA